The window TTGGATTAGCGTATGACATGGTGGTAGGGTCATTTTATCAATATCAGCAGGATTCCATGCAGATAAGACCATTCTTCTTGAATCCGGATTATTTTTAAGTTGGTCTAAAATATATTGGAGTTGGTCAACACCATTAAAATTGCGCCATTGAGAACCATAAACAGGACCTAAATCGCCCCATTTAGCAGCAAACTCATCACTATTAATGATTTTTTCTTGGAATTCTTTCATGGTTTCACCCATATATTCATTTGATTCTTTATATTTTTTATATGGCCAATCTGTCCAAATATTTACACCATGACGAACTAAATAACGAATATTGGTATCACCTTTAATAAACCATAATAATTCATGAATAATACCTTTTAAAAATGTTTTTTTAGTTGTAACAAGCGGGAATCCTTCATTTAGGTCAAAACGCATCTGATATCCGAAAATTGATTTCGTACCAGTACCTGTTCTATCAGTCTTTTCAATGCCATGTTCCATGATGTGCCTTGCTAAATCTAAGTACTGTTTCATAATTTATCCCCTTATCATAGTTTATTTTGCTAGTTCATAGAAACTTTCTGTATAAATGATTGTCGCTGTAATTAAATCATCAATGTCAATAAATTCATCCTTTTGGTGAATATAAGTTGGCTTACCTGGGAAATGTGGACCAAAAGCAACAACATTATCAGTTGCTCTTGCGAAAGTTCCGCCACCAATTGAAATTGCAGGTGATTCATCGCCAGTATGTTTCTTATAAATTCCCATTAATGTTTTAATTAAGTGAGAGTTTGGATCTTTATATAATAATTTTTGATGATGTTCTACAGTTACTTTGTAGTCTTCAATTAATAGTGTTTCGATATGTTCAAATACATCTTTTTGGTAATTTACACCATTTGGATAACGAAGATTTAAGACAATTTCAAATCGATTACCTTCAGTTTTTAATGTACCCCAGTTAACTGTTAATTCGCCCATTTCTTTGTCTGTATAAGCGATACCTAATTTAACTCCAAGATAGTCATTATTTAAGTATTTATTAACAAATTCAATGAATTCATTAGAAATACCCATATAATTTAATGCATTGAACATTAAGTGAATTGCATTTACTCCATCTTGTGGTAATGAACCGTGTGCTGATTTACCTTCTACTTCTAAGATTAATTCTTCATCATCAACACTTACTTTTCCAACTAGATTATGTTCTTTTAAATAATTTTCAAATTTTTCTTTATATGCTAAATCTTTAACAATATAGGCTCTTGCTGATTCTGGAACCATATTTGAACGTAAACCACCTTCAATTTTGCGAACCACTGAATTATCAAATGACCCACGAATAATTGTAGATGTAATACCTTTTTCTGCATAGATTAATGGGAAGTCAGCATCAGAAATAAATCCTGCTACTGGAGCTTGAGGATACTTTTTAAAGTAATAGTTCACACATCTCCATCCAGATTCTTCATCAATACCTAAAATTAATTTAATACGTTTAGATAACTTGATACCTTCTTCTTTTAAAATCTTCATAGCATAATAAACTGCCATTGTAGGTCCTTTATCATCTTCAGCACCACGAGCATAAATTTTATTATCATGAATTTCAGCACCATATGGAGGATAAGTCCAACCAGTTCCTGCAGGCACAACATCTAAGTGTCCAATTGAACCAATGTAATCTTCGCTATCACCAAATTCAATGTGACCAGCATACCCATCTACATTTTCAGTTCTAAAACCATCTTTATTTGCCATATTTAGCATGAAATCAAGTGCTTGTTTATTTCCTTCTCCAAAAGGCGCACCAATTCTTTCTGGATCAAATGTAGTTAATTCAGAATCAATTCTTAATAAGTCCTGAGTATCTTTAATCATTTGGTCTTTATATTTAAGCACTAACGCTTTAAAATCGATATTCATAATCATCACTCCTTCCTTAGATTTTACCACTAAATGAATATTTTTCAAACAACTACATACTTACCTTTTTTACTTTTTCTTTATAACTATGTTATAAATAGAGTAAATTTCAATAATAAAAAAATAAGTCTAAACTAATTAGACTTATTTTGTTTCATTTCGATATAGTTATTATATTCCATTTCCAAATCATGACTTGATTCAATGTATTTTTTTAAATAGCTGAATAGTTCAGATTTATATGGTTTAAAGAA of the Acholeplasma hippikon genome contains:
- the thyA gene encoding thymidylate synthase, encoding MKQYLDLARHIMEHGIEKTDRTGTGTKSIFGYQMRFDLNEGFPLVTTKKTFLKGIIHELLWFIKGDTNIRYLVRHGVNIWTDWPYKKYKESNEYMGETMKEFQEKIINSDEFAAKWGDLGPVYGSQWRNFNGVDQLQYILDQLKNNPDSRRMVLSAWNPADIDKMTLPPCHTLIQVYVVNNKLSLQLYQRSGDVFLGIPFNIASYALFMMMLTQVTGLELGEFVHTIGDAHIYKNHYDQINLQLTRTPRPLPKLKINPEVKSLFDFKYEDFELEGYDPYPAIKGEVAV
- the pepV gene encoding dipeptidase PepV, which produces MNIDFKALVLKYKDQMIKDTQDLLRIDSELTTFDPERIGAPFGEGNKQALDFMLNMANKDGFRTENVDGYAGHIEFGDSEDYIGSIGHLDVVPAGTGWTYPPYGAEIHDNKIYARGAEDDKGPTMAVYYAMKILKEEGIKLSKRIKLILGIDEESGWRCVNYYFKKYPQAPVAGFISDADFPLIYAEKGITSTIIRGSFDNSVVRKIEGGLRSNMVPESARAYIVKDLAYKEKFENYLKEHNLVGKVSVDDEELILEVEGKSAHGSLPQDGVNAIHLMFNALNYMGISNEFIEFVNKYLNNDYLGVKLGIAYTDKEMGELTVNWGTLKTEGNRFEIVLNLRYPNGVNYQKDVFEHIETLLIEDYKVTVEHHQKLLYKDPNSHLIKTLMGIYKKHTGDESPAISIGGGTFARATDNVVAFGPHFPGKPTYIHQKDEFIDIDDLITATIIYTESFYELAK